The DNA sequence AGCCGTTTATTCAGGGGTAAATGCTCTTGTATCCGCGTTCTGCTGGTGCCTGTTCTCCCGTAGAGCGATTTTGTGCTGTGCAACGATCATGCCTGTACGATCTTGGGGTCCCGGAACCGCGCCGACACCCCGCGAGGAAGCCATGGCACTGCTGACCCTGAAGGACGTCTCCCTGGCCCACGGCGGTCCGCCCGTGCTGGACGGCGTGGACCTGCGTTTGGAGAAGGGCGAGCGCGTCTGCCTGCTCGGGCGCAACGGTGAGGGCAAGACCACCCTGCTGCGCGTGCTCGCCGGCGAGGCGCCCCCCGACGGCGGCGAGGTCATCCGCGCCGCCGGCCTGCGGGTGGGCCTGCTGCCGCAGGAGATCCCCGCCGACCTGCGCGGCCGCGCGGCCGACGTGGTGGCCGAAGGCTTGCCGCCGGACGTCGAACCCTGGGAGATCCCCCACCGGGTGTCCGGAGTCCTGGACCAGGTCGGCCTGGACGCGGACGCCGAGGTGTCCGAGATGTCGACCGGCCAGCGCCGCCGCGTCTTGCTGGCGCGCGCACTCGCCGGCGAACCCGACCTGTTGCTGCTGGACGAGCCGACCAACCACCTGGACATCCCGGCGATCCGCTGGCTCGAATCCTTCCTGCTGCGCTGGCGGGGCACGCTGCTGTTCGTGACGCACGACCGCGCCTTCCTGCGCGCGCTGGCGGGGCGCATCGTGGAGCTGGACCGCGGCCGCCTGCGCGACTGGCGCTGCGACTACGACACCTTCCTGCGCCGGCGCGACGAGGACCTGGCGGCCGAGCGCCGCCAGCGGGCCGAGTTCGACCGCGTCCTGGCCCAGGAGGAGGCCTGGGTCCGCCAGGGCGTCCGCGAGCGCCGGACGCGCAACGAGGGGCGCGTGCGCCGGTTGCTCGAGCTGCGCGAGGAGCGATCTTCCCGGCGCGAGCTGGGCGCCGCGGCCCAGATCGCGGTGCAGGACGCCGAGCGCAGCGGCAAGCTGGTGCTGCGGGCCGAAGGCGTCGACGCCGGCTACGACGGGCGCTCGGTGGTGCGCGGCCTGACCACCACGGTCCTGCGCGGGGACAAGGTCGGCGTGCTGGGGCCCAACGGCGCCGGCAAGACGACGCTGCTGCGGGTGCTGCTCGGGGAGCTCGAACCGCTCGCCGGCCGGGTGCGGCAGGGCGCCAACCTGAAGATCGCCTATTCCGACCAGCAGCGGGACACCCTGGACCCGGCGCTCTCGGTGCAGGAGAACATCGCCTCGGGCCGCGACCACGTCGTGATCGACGGGCAGCACGTGCACGTCATCACCTACCTGCAGCGCTTCCTGTTCCCGCCCGAGCAGGCCCGCGCCCCCATCACCCGCCTCAGCGGGGGCGAGCGCAACCGCCTGCTGCTGGCCAAGCTCTTCACCCAGCCGGCGAACGTGCTGGTCCTGGACGAGCCGACCAACGACCTCGACCTCGAGACGCTCGAGCTGCTCGAGTCGCTGCTCGTCGACTTCGAGGGCACGGTCCTCCTGGTCAGCCACGACCGCGAGTTCCTGGA is a window from the bacterium genome containing:
- a CDS encoding ATP-binding cassette domain-containing protein; this encodes MALLTLKDVSLAHGGPPVLDGVDLRLEKGERVCLLGRNGEGKTTLLRVLAGEAPPDGGEVIRAAGLRVGLLPQEIPADLRGRAADVVAEGLPPDVEPWEIPHRVSGVLDQVGLDADAEVSEMSTGQRRRVLLARALAGEPDLLLLDEPTNHLDIPAIRWLESFLLRWRGTLLFVTHDRAFLRALAGRIVELDRGRLRDWRCDYDTFLRRRDEDLAAERRQRAEFDRVLAQEEAWVRQGVRERRTRNEGRVRRLLELREERSSRRELGAAAQIAVQDAERSGKLVLRAEGVDAGYDGRSVVRGLTTTVLRGDKVGVLGPNGAGKTTLLRVLLGELEPLAGRVRQGANLKIAYSDQQRDTLDPALSVQENIASGRDHVVIDGQHVHVITYLQRFLFPPEQARAPITRLSGGERNRLLLAKLFTQPANVLVLDEPTNDLDLETLELLESLLVDFEGTVLLVSHDREFLDNVATSTLVVGHDGSVLESVGGYKDWERVEAAAAAGLAASRPAPREGPPAPRSKPRPESPRRLTWKEARELEALPQRIEDLERRRDELHAGLADPALYQRAGGEVPAMRAELDTIEAELVTTYARWEELESIREAQG